TGACCGTCGGCGTGTACGGTCCCGCCGGTCCCTGCTTCGAATGCGTCGGTGCGGGGGAGGAGGCGAAGCTCAAGCCCGGCTGGCACCCGGACCTGGGGGGTACCGGGGTGCTCGCCCCGTCCGCGGGAATATCCGGACAGCTGATCGCCCATGAGGTGGTCTCGCTGCTCACGGGAACGGGCAGGCGCGCACCGGGGTATGTGCGGGGCCTCAACCTGATCGCTCCCGACCAACTGGTCGACGTACGACATCCGGCGCGCCCGGAGTGCCCGCTGTGCGGTTCCTGAGACCGCCCCTGCACGGCCACGGGACGAAGGCCGCCTCCCGGTTCCGGGCCGCCGCCGAGGACGAACTCCGGCCGATGGACACCCGAGGGGTTCGTCCTCGGACGTCCGGGCCGGTCAGCTCAGCAGGGCGGCCGTGAAGCTCTTGCGGTGGTCCACCAGCCAGGTCTGCACGCGGTCCCAGCGTTCCCATCCACCACGCTCGGCCAACGCCTGGAGATAGACGGAGTCTCCGCCGGCGACGCGGCGGGCGACGAAGGCCCTGCAGACCGCCGTGGCCTGCTCGATGACGCCAGACAACTCGGCGCGGCCCGCGGCCGGGAGGCCGTAGCCGTCGGCAAGAATCCGCAGCCGCGCGGCCGCATCAAGCCCGGGGGGATGAAGAGCGGCCGCGGACTCGGGATCAAGCATGGGCACCCAATAGCGGGCGGTCATGGCGATGTCCCAGAGCGCACGGCCCGGGGCCGCCAAGTCGAAATCGATCAGGGCCACGGCACGGCCGTCGCGGAAGACGACGTTCTCCGGGCACACGTCGTTGTGGCACAGCATCGTTCCCCCCTCCGGGTCGGCGAGGTCCGAGGGCCACTCGGCACGGCTGTCCACCGCGACGGCCGCGCCGGCCTCATGCAGACGCCGCAGCAGGCTGCCCACCGATTCGAGGGCGGAACTCCCCATCGCCCAGTCCTGGAACGGCGGCAGGGCCACGTCACCGGGGATGAACGTCAGCCGCTCACGGCCATCCGCGGTGAGACCGACAGGGGCCGGCGCCGCGTCGAAGCCATGCACCCTCAACGCACGGAGATAGGCATGCAGAGCACGGGCGTTGCGCGGTGCCGGTCGCTCCACCGACTCACCCCGGCGGAAGACCGCCCCCGCGTTCGCCATCCCGCCGACCAGCGCCTCGCCCTCAGCCGTCATGAGGAGCAAGCTATCGCCACATCGACCGACCGTGCTCTTCACGCATCGAAGCCGCGGCCGGCCGGCTCTGTGTGACGGCTGCGGCCGCGGCGCGCGCCGAAGTCCTCTCCCGGCGGTGACACTTTGTTCCGGCGGGCAGGGGCGGGGCGCAGCCGTATGCGGGCGTCGAGGCCGGTGCCGGGGGCGGGGTGGAGCGTGATGGTGCCGCCGGAGGCGTCGACGAGGTGGCGGACGATCGGCAGGCCGAGGCCGGTGCCGTCGTGGTGAGAGTCGGAGGAGCGCCAGAACCGGTCGAAGGCGCGATCGCGGTCCGTGTCGTTCATGCCGGGCCCCTGGTCGATGACGTGGAGTTCGCTGCCGGGGACGCGGTGCAGGGTGATGGTGGTGCCGGGTGGGGAGACACGCAGAGCGTTGGCGAGGAGGTTGTCGATGATCTGTTCCAGGGCGCCGGGGATCGCCCACACATGGCCGGTGGGCGGGCCGGTGATGTCGAGGGTCACGTACTGTTCGGCCGCCAGTGGCTCCCACATGGCGACACGGTCGGTGAGGACGGCGTCCAGATCGACGGGTTCGGGGGTGGTCGCGGTGTTCTCCAGCCGGGCCAGCGCGAGGAGTCCCTGCACCATACGGCCGAGGCGTTCGACCTCTCCGACGGCTTCCTCCAGGCTGCCGTGCGCGCGCGGGTCCAGGTGGGGCTCGAAGTTCTCCAGCCGCAGTCGCAGTGCGGTCAGCGGAGTCTTCAGCTGGTGGGAGGCTTCCGAGGCGAACGCCTGCTGGGACGCGAGGAGGTGCTGGAGCCGGGTCGCGGTGTGGTTGAACGACGTGGCCAGTCGGCGCAGTTCGGGCGGTCCGGTGGTGGCGTCGGGCGGGTGGGCCAGGTGCCCGTGGGCGAGTTGGGTGGTCGCGGCTTCCAGGGTGCGCAGGGGGCGGGTGATCCAGCGGGCCAGGCTGAAGGCGATCAGAGCGACCGCGGCAAGGATGCAGGCTGCGGCGAGGGCCAAGGCGCCCCAGATGCGGTGTACGCGGGTGCTGACCTGGTCCAGGGGGCACGTCAGGCGCAGGGCGCCGCGGATCGTGGTGCCGGAGGAGCCGGGCATGGTCGCGGACAGCACGTCACGGCCGGCGCCGTCCGTCGTGGTGGTGACGGTGGGCTGGTTGTTCAGGGCGCGGGCGATGTCCGGCTGATCGGCAAGGCTCCTCCCAGCGCGGCCGGCGGGATCGGAGTCGGCCAGGACGATGCCCTGTCTGTCGGTGACGACGACGTGGGCGCCGGTGCGGTTGGCGTAGTCACCGACAACGTCCGGCAGCGCGTCGAGCCGGCCCTTTTCGATGTTCTCCTCAGCGACCTCGGCGAGCGTGGAGGCGTCGCGTTCCACGCTCT
Above is a genomic segment from Streptomyces collinus Tu 365 containing:
- a CDS encoding phosphotransferase, with the protein product MTAEGEALVGGMANAGAVFRRGESVERPAPRNARALHAYLRALRVHGFDAAPAPVGLTADGRERLTFIPGDVALPPFQDWAMGSSALESVGSLLRRLHEAGAAVAVDSRAEWPSDLADPEGGTMLCHNDVCPENVVFRDGRAVALIDFDLAAPGRALWDIAMTARYWVPMLDPESAAALHPPGLDAAARLRILADGYGLPAAGRAELSGVIEQATAVCRAFVARRVAGGDSVYLQALAERGGWERWDRVQTWLVDHRKSFTAALLS
- a CDS encoding ATP-binding protein, translated to MTRRLLLSYLALAALVLAGLEIPLGYIYARGETSRASQSVERDASTLAEVAEENIEKGRLDALPDVVGDYANRTGAHVVVTDRQGIVLADSDPAGRAGRSLADQPDIARALNNQPTVTTTTDGAGRDVLSATMPGSSGTTIRGALRLTCPLDQVSTRVHRIWGALALAAACILAAVALIAFSLARWITRPLRTLEAATTQLAHGHLAHPPDATTGPPELRRLATSFNHTATRLQHLLASQQAFASEASHQLKTPLTALRLRLENFEPHLDPRAHGSLEEAVGEVERLGRMVQGLLALARLENTATTPEPVDLDAVLTDRVAMWEPLAAEQYVTLDITGPPTGHVWAIPGALEQIIDNLLANALRVSPPGTTITLHRVPGSELHVIDQGPGMNDTDRDRAFDRFWRSSDSHHDGTGLGLPIVRHLVDASGGTITLHPAPGTGLDARIRLRPAPARRNKVSPPGEDFGARRGRSRHTEPAGRGFDA